CGGCGCCTATCGGATGAACAGTCTTTCCGGCAAGATGCACTTGGCGGGACATATTTCCGATATGACTACTCGTGGCCATGCGAGCATCGCCACCGCGGGACGGACGGCGGCCGAGGAACCCGCAAAGTTTGCGTAGATTGACAGGCGGATCGTGTGAGTCTGCCAATGCAGCCAAAGGGGGCGACTTCCCTTTCGGACCGGCGGCAGCGACTCGGTAATTAAAACGGCCTCATTGATTGTTCCTCCCATGCACCGTACCGTTCTTCTGTCGATTGGCATTGGCTTGACGGCAGTTCTGCTCCGGCTTCAATCCTCGGATGCGGGCGAGCCGTCGGACGACGCGCCGCTGGCCACGGTCTCAATCGAGCAATTGATGGTCGCCGCACGCGACACGGCGATCATCGCGGCGAGCGCCGCCAGGCAGGTCGTGATCGACGGAACTCTGTCCGTGATCGTCGCGAACGAACCGATCCGCTCGGCCGACAAGTTCTGCCGGACCATGGCGCTGGCGGTTTCGATGCGCGCGGATCAGGTTCACGTCAATGGCGAAAGCGTCAAACCGCCGCTCACTCCCGAATTGAAGACGCTTTCCGCAAAGATCGACAAGGTGACGGCGATCTACCGCGAAAAGCTTCTGAACACCGCCCAGCAGTCTCCATGGGAAATAATGCACCGCATCGTCGCCTTTGGAATCCCGACGGAGATTCGCCGCGACGGGCCGGACGGCAAGCGGATCAACGCCATCGGTTGGCTGCTGTCGGGAGGCCGCGGCAATGGCCTGCCGGTCCTGGTGCTTAACCGCGGCGAACCACAGGGAATGGTCGGGGCGGGAATGCAGGGACATCCGGGCCAGTTTCTCGGAATGCTCGCGCAGTCGCAGGTGAGCGCGAAGAGCCCCTTTGAACTCGGAGGAAAGTCGTTCACCGTTGCCGACCTTATCGAGGAAGAGAAGCTCGACTGCAATTCGCACATGGAGCTGACATTCAAGTTGATTGCCTTCTCCTATTATCTTAAGAGCGACGAGACCTGGACGAACCGCGACGGCGAGAAGTGGTCGATCTCCCGGCTCATCAAAGAAGAGATTCGGCAACCGATCCGCGACGGCGCCTGCGGCGGAACGCACCGACTGTTTGGACTGAGCAGCGCGTATCTATATAGGGCCAAGCGAGGCCAGCCGATCGACGGCGAATTCGAGCGCGCCCGAAGTTTTATTCAGGACTATCAGCGGTATACGCTCCATACGCTCGAAAACCCAGACGGCAGCTTCAGCACCGAGTGGTTCAATCGCCCGGCAAACGCATCGGATCCGGCCCGCAAGCTCCAGACCACGGGTCACATTCTGGAATGGCTCGTATACAGCCTGCCCGAAGACCAGCTCCGCGATCCGAGGATCGTCAAGAGCGTGGATTTTATCGCGACGATGTTGAATGACAGTCCGAACCGCGACTGGAGCGTCGGACCATTGGGCCACGCGCTGCACGCCCTGGCGATTTACGACAAGCGGGTCCTCAACGCGGCCGGCGGCAGCCAGGACCAGGTCGCAAAGCGAGCGCCGGTCGCCGCATCGAAATAGCAGTCAACGCACGTTAAATCGCGGCCTATCTTGGCTTCGCCGACGCCCGCCCGCGCGTTGCCTTCGCGTCGCGTTCGTTGCGCTTGCCGCGGTTGCGAAAAGTCCGTAATATGCGACTCTGCCGTCGTTGGCATTTCGCTTCGCGACCTCGTACTGTCCCCTGCTTCGGATGAAATCGCAGCGACTCACCGATCAATTCCAGAAGATCATCGATCTGGCCGGTCGTCTGGCCGGATTGGTCGCAGCGGATGCGCTCTTGGTCCTTCTGGAAGGACCGACCGATTGGGAGCAGCTCAAATTGCTGGTCGGCGACGGCAGAGTGCTGGTCGCCGCCGACCTGGCCGAGCAGCTCGAAGGGGCCGCGGATGCCGGTTTGGCAACGGTCGTTTTGAGCATGGCCGACAGCCCGGTCTACGAAAAGCTGACTCAGGCTTTGCTGGAGAGCGTGGCCGATGAAATCCTGGCCCCCGGCGCCCGCGTGGTGGCGATGTATAGCGGCTTTGAAGCGGGCACGATCGATTCGATCAGCGTGATCAACCTGAGCGAACGGCTCGAACGGCTGACCGCCCGCGATCTGCGGCAGCTCGAAACTCACGTGCCGCTCGACACGCTCAAGACGGTGGTCGATCTAGCGGTCGAGATCGGTCGCGAGGGGCGCGAAGGAAAGCCGGTCGGCACGATGTTCGTCATCGGCGATACGCGCCGCGTGCTGGTTTGCAGCCATCCCACTGGATTCGACCCAGTCAAAGGATACAACCGCAAGGAGCGCAATCTGGCGGATCCACGCGTCCGCGAGGGGATCAAGGAAGTTGCCCAAATGGACGGGGCGTTCATCGTCAATCCCGATGGCACCGTCGAGGCCGCCAATCGCTATGTGGACGCCCCCGCCACCAATATCACGCTCTCGAAGGGCCTTGGCGCGCGGCACTGGGCCGCCGCCGCGATCACGCGTACGACGAAATCAGTGGCCGTCGCGGTGAGCGAATCGAACGGCACCGTGCGAATCTTCCAGAACGGCGAAGTCATCCTGCGGATCGAACCCTTCCGCCGCCCGATGAAGTGGAAGGATTTTGAATACGAGCCGCCGGAGTAGCGATCGTCCCGAAGCCCGAATCCCGAGTCCCTGCAAAGCCGTCATGGAGGATGGCCATGAATCCAATCGAGGAGTTCCGCTCGCTCCGCATCGTCGTGCTCGCCGGGGGTGATTCCTCGGAGCGGCAGATCAGTATCGTCAGCGGCTGGCAAGTGGTCTCAGCGCTGGAGACAGCGGGGCACGAGCCGGCCTGGGTCGATCCGTCAGAAACTGACCTGGAGAACGTCCCCTGGGACCGCTACGACGCCTGCTTCATCGCCTTGCACGGCGGTGCCGGCGAAGACGGCCGCATCCAGCGTAAGCTGGAGCGGTTCGACGTCCCATATACGGGCAGCGATCCCGCCGCCTCGTGGCTGGCGATGAGCAAATCGGCAAGCAAGGAGCGGTTTTTGGCGGAGGGGGTGCCGACGCCGGAGTACGCGCTCGTTCATGTCTCCGATTCTTCGCGGAACCGCGCCGCGCGGGCGAAAGAGATCGGATATCCGCTCGTCGTCAAGCCGGATAGCCAGGGATCGAGCCTCGGCGTCGGCATTGCCGGCGATCCGGGGCAACTTGGCGAGCGTTTGGCCACAAGTTTTGCCTTCGATCCGTTTGCGATTATCGAGCGATTCATCCGCGGGCGAGAGTTTACGGTCGCGGTGCTCGATCGCCGCCCGCTGCCGGTTCTGGAAATCGTCGCCGCGGACTCGATTTTCAGCTTCGACGCGAAGTATTCGAGCCCTCAGACGGAATATCGCTTCGATAGCGGCTTGGCGCCGGCGATCGAAGCGATGCTCTCGCGCATCGCAGTCCAGGCCGCCGCGGCCCTTGGAACCCGCGGCCTGGTTCGCGTCGATCTGATGCTCGACGAAGCGAATCGCCCATGGGTGCTCGAAGTCAACACCGTCCC
The DNA window shown above is from Pirellulales bacterium and carries:
- a CDS encoding D-alanine--D-alanine ligase, with the translated sequence MNPIEEFRSLRIVVLAGGDSSERQISIVSGWQVVSALETAGHEPAWVDPSETDLENVPWDRYDACFIALHGGAGEDGRIQRKLERFDVPYTGSDPAASWLAMSKSASKERFLAEGVPTPEYALVHVSDSSRNRAARAKEIGYPLVVKPDSQGSSLGVGIAGDPGQLGERLATSFAFDPFAIIERFIRGREFTVAVLDRRPLPVLEIVAADSIFSFDAKYSSPQTEYRFDSGLAPAIEAMLSRIAVQAAAALGTRGLVRVDLMLDEANRPWVLEVNTVPGLTGRSLAPQAAARAGITMPALCTWMIHDCLTRETVA
- a CDS encoding DNA integrity scanning protein DisA nucleotide-binding domain protein; translated protein: MKSQRLTDQFQKIIDLAGRLAGLVAADALLVLLEGPTDWEQLKLLVGDGRVLVAADLAEQLEGAADAGLATVVLSMADSPVYEKLTQALLESVADEILAPGARVVAMYSGFEAGTIDSISVINLSERLERLTARDLRQLETHVPLDTLKTVVDLAVEIGREGREGKPVGTMFVIGDTRRVLVCSHPTGFDPVKGYNRKERNLADPRVREGIKEVAQMDGAFIVNPDGTVEAANRYVDAPATNITLSKGLGARHWAAAAITRTTKSVAVAVSESNGTVRIFQNGEVILRIEPFRRPMKWKDFEYEPPE